The genomic interval TTCCTTGTTAAGTTTAAAATGGATCCatccttaaaaataaaataaaggaatTAAACAATTTGGGGTTAATCTTGAGGACCCTCTTTTTATggcccttaaaggggcagtaagtgattttagaGAAAGCGTGTCCCActcttcgttgttgttgttgttgttgtgattctactgctctggccggaccgccaacccgcagcctcgggtacgggaggcCGACGCGCCAACCACGAGGCCAAAGCCCCCGAGTCGCAGCGTCGTTCCATAGcaggtctcttaaggtgtcggggagtgatgtttgctgttgtgaggtgcggtccgcaccgcGTACTGATTCTAAATCACCacacgttttaaaaaaaatctgagaatgTTTCCTCGCTTCCCGCTAAATTCGGCTCaaccctggctctgtaaattgaaaaaaaccaaaacgctgcgagtgcagtttgttaacatcgcttgtcgacaccttaagagacgtagTGGGTGGCACTGCAGCCACGACGGTCTCCCGTACCGGAGGTCGCAGGTTTGCGGCCCGGTCGGAGCAGTAAAATCACGACAAccgcaaagagagaaacaaactttctccaaaatatTACTGCGCCTATAAATTACTAATTTGTGAAACCCAGCCCAGATCCATGTAAAGGCAAACGGAGTTAGACAGCAGACAGCCTTGCGACAGAGCTGGTTGGACGTCAGTCTCGTTCTTCTCTCAACATCTTGCGGCCAACAGGTGATGGCGCGTCAGCGCGGGACTAACTAGATCTGAGCGGacagacaaaatattaaacaaactgAGAAAAGTGGGAGCCTCTCGAGTGGCAACTGTGTTTCCATTGACCGTGTGACTGATGGTTTCTTTTCTTATTAACCTACGTCTATGCAGACCAGATGCTGAACAGGAGTGTTAAGCAGTGTGCTCCCTTGCCGCACCCAGTACAAAACAATGCTTTTAGTTTATAAAACGGGCCCGGACCGATCGTTCCTGAGCGTCCCTCATCCGCTGACACGTGGCCTCTGTAAAAACCCGCCCGGTCTCTGTGTGGAAATGACTAACATTGTTCAAAAGGGTCAGCAGAGGTGGATGCCAAACGTATTCACAAAGAAGCGCACGGCAAACACTTcccacatctccctctctgtcctcaaCGGTACAATTCGCCAGCAGTGTTTGCTTCGTCTTGAGGTGGCGCTCCAAAAAAAGTTATTGTCTCCTTGTGTTCCTTCTGTTGTCGTGGTTTTTCTCTCCCAAGCCTTCAGCTTGacgtgtgctgctgctgttgtcaccttgaccccctcctcctcctctctccccctcccctgtctTCATAGTCTCGCGTCTGTCTCGTCCTCCTAACGTCTCGTCGAACCGCTAGTTCTCGCTCACAGCCGACAGAGGCAGAACAGTGTGGGGATGAACACCCCGAACGCCACGAGGATGGGAAACATTAGGCTGCTGTTGTCGGCTGCGTACGGGTTCGGTGTTCGGGGGCCTGACTGGACCCTGTACTTAAAACCAGGTGGGAGCTTTTTCTtcccaccttcctctcctccttcgccaccatcttcttcttcctcctcctcctcctcgtgcttCTCCAGGCCAGGGTGAGGCTGAAGTTTTGGTACatctgtcaaagaaaaaggTTCATCCGTATTAAGCAGAAAGAATGGCACATAAAACATCTAGATGTGTCTAAGCACTGTCTAAATAACACGGTCACTACTCAGCAAGTTTTCAAAATTTAGACTCACCTTCTAATGTTCCCTTCATCACATAGAGCGCACAGACCTTTGGGTTGTCATAGTAACCCTGAAACACAGAACAGTTAAGCACCACaaagcagaacagagcagaacagagcaggtAGGGCCGAATAAAATGGTAGAATTTAACAAATTAAAATTGGTCATTAATCCCCTTTGCATTCAATAAAGGCAAAAGAACCCTCATCTCTCACTATGCTGCCCAGTTTGAcacaaaataatcataaaatccTTCCGCTCTGTTTTTAGTCTGTAAAAAAGACAATGCAAAGAGAACCAGTGACCTACAAgagaaatcaaataataaaaagaagaaagaggtcACTGCGGGAAAAACTTGTGAAGTGAGCCATTCCACAATTGTTGCCAATAGCCACATATTTGACAAACTCCCtagcagattattttatttgtttgaacgCAGGGCTGAAAGGGAATAAtaatcatttcagaaaaaaaacaactacgaatcgattaatcgaggaagtaatcgttagttgcagcccttaaaTACACCTCGTCACACATTGTAGCTTGGGGCAAGTCATCGAGTATTCCTAATATTAAGGACAAGTCGTGTGACACAGGTCAGGCTGTGTGAAGTGAACACCACTGCTCCTGCATGTAGCAGGGCACAGTCGTTACATAATTGCAAAATTGCATAAGAGAAGAAAATTGGGAAAGAAGTGAAAGAATACTGACCTCATCACAGGCAGTTTTCAGTGACTGAGAATGAGGGATTTATGACTCTGGACTACTATCTGTTCcagctatttcttttttttaatatagtaCTGACAAGAGATTTTCACCACCagtaaaaaatgtatgaaagtgATATAAAGGCcgatatatgtatatgtgtatatatatacatacacacaggaaaaaaaatggcagatgtcgtaatcaaacccttatgacaaagaaatctaTCATTTTACAGTTTACCCATAAACTTTATGAtgaataactatgaataaaaaaaacgcaCATCAAGACGTATAAAGAGCTCCAGTGTGAAATGAACACAGGCTGATATGAAGAGATATTAAATGGGCGACTCTGTCCACTTTCTTCTGAGAACTATAAAAAGACATTAAGATGATATAAATTAACATGAAAAATACGTCAACTAATACACTGTTACTGTTGTAAAATGGCGTGGCAGGGGAACTCATTTTTGTTGGAACGTTTGCACTTGGGGAGGCGAGCACTGTCACGACAATTGGCTAaatcccaaaaaagaaaatgacacaaaaaaactgtaagAAACATACGACTATGTGATTGCAGGATCCAAGTCTTCATTTAAACTGTAGTGAAGAGGAATTTGGAAACAGATACAGACTTTCCAGTCgcgggaagggagggggaggtcaTCTCAACTACTGCACAGGCCATTTTGAAAACTATTTtacttctgctttttttttggtagtttaattttttacagTATTATGGTAGAGTTTTTGCCTAATCTACTTATCTCTGTCCACTGCACATAGTTGCCAATTGTCAccttaataaaaataataataataaaaccatcCCAAAAGAAATTTACAATGAAAAGAGCCGTAGCATCACTTTAACACAATATAGAGTTTGCATTATAATTTCCAAAAGTAAAAGGACTCTGAGAATGTCACCCTATCTTTAACTGCCACCTCATTGTTTACCAAGTACAAGTTCTGTTCACTATCAGTGAATTCCCTTCTCCAGCCTGACAGAGTTCTCACAATGTCATCGAAAGGTGTACATTTTTTCACAGACAATGAAATCCCCAAAAACTTGTTGCAtgagtcaaataaaaacagctcACCTTTACAAACTCCACGGTGAGCTTGCCGTTGAAAGTGGACACCTCTCCCTGCACGCTCAGCTTGCCACGTCGGATAGAGAAGGGCACTATCTCATCGTGAGCGGTACTGTGACCCACTCGATCGAAGATGTCCAGG from Scophthalmus maximus strain ysfricsl-2021 chromosome 3, ASM2237912v1, whole genome shotgun sequence carries:
- the mlec gene encoding malectin produces the protein MQRVTARLVAGLLAAATTVVLSLLAGQCGADGGGPSLAERVIWAVNAGGEAHVDVHGIHFKKDPLEGKLGKASDHGVRLPILRSSPEDQILYQTERYNEDTFGYDVPIREEGDYILVMKYAEVYFAQSQQKVFDVRLNGHVVVKDLDIFDRVGHSTAHDEIVPFSIRRGKLSVQGEVSTFNGKLTVEFVKGYYDNPKVCALYVMKGTLEDVPKLQPHPGLEKHEEEEEEEEDGGEGGEEGGKKKLPPGFKYRVQSGPRTPNPYAADNSSLMFPILVAFGVFIPTLFCLCRL